The genomic interval ACTACTTATGGTGCTTACTCAGAAAAGAGCCCAATCGATCAAATTAATTCGAGAAAAGGTTGGCAAGAGATAACAGCAGTAAAGGAAAAGCAGATAGTAGATGTTGATTCTGACATGGTAACTCGTTCTGGTCCTCGTTTAGTTGAAGGAGTAGAGGCAGTTGCAAAAGCGGTGTACCCTGATGTTTTTAAATAAAAGAAAAGCGGCTTATGTTTATGCCGCTTTTTTTCTCCTTTTTGCGATTGTGATTGGAATATCGATAGGAACCATCTCTGTTCCTATCTTATCTGTGGTAAAAATACTAGCAAGTTATGTTGGACCAGAAAGCTTATTAACGAATGTCGATCCAATGCATATCAATATCGTCCAAAATATTCGTCTCCCTAGAGTGCTGCTGGCAGGACTTGTCGGTGCGAGCCTTTCTATTGCGGGAGCCGCTTTCCAAGGGTTATTGAGAAATCCACTGGCAGACCCATATACACTCGGGGTTTCATCTGGAGCATCTGTTGGAGCAGTCATTACATTGTTTTTTCAATTTAGTATACCGTTTCTTGGCGGGCTGACTTTGCCATTTATGAGTGTACTATTCTCCTTTTTCACCATTTTATTTGTAGTCTTTTTTGCGAAAAAAATGGATCCAGCGATGCGAGTAGAGACGATTATTTTAACAGGTATTATTATTGGTTCTTTTTTAAGTGCATTTATTTCTCTTATGATCGCATTAACAGGAAACGAGCTTCGCCAAATTATTGGCTGGTTACTTGGAAGTGTCTCCATGAGAGGGTGGGAATATATAAAAATTATTCTCCCATTCTTTGTAGTTGGTTCTGGTCTTCTTCTTTCGCAAGGTAAGGAATTAAATGCTTTAGCTTTTGGTGAAGAAAGAGCCCAGCATTTAGGGATTCATGTGCAAAGAAGAAAAATGATTATTTTGCTAGCTGGTTCTATGTTAACAGGAGCAGCGGTAGCGGTATCAGGTACAATCGGATTTGTTGGTTTGGTGATTCCCCACTTTGTTCGAATCATTGTTGGTCCTGACCACAGGCATTTAATGGGGATTTCTCTTTTTGTCGGCAGTGGCTTTATGATTTTAGCTGATTTATTAGCGAGAACGATTATTTCCCCGACGGAATTACCGATAGGGGTTATTACAGCATTAGTCGGTGCTCCGGTGTTTGCTGGATTATTACTGAGAAGAAGGAAGAGGAGTTTAAAATAATGCTAAATGTACGAAATCTCTTTTTTCAATATGAAACAAAACAAATTTTACAGGATATTTCTTTTGCCGTGAATAAAGGAGAGATGGTTGGTATCCTTGGACCAAATGGCAGTGGGAAAACGACGTTAATGAAAATTATTAGTGGGATTTTAACTCCACAAGAGGGACAAGTTGAGATCAAAGGGAGACCCATTGCACAGTATAAAACAAAAGAATTAGCAAAGGTAGTGGCGGTACTGTCTCAGCATGTGAATGAATCTTTTTCTTATACGGTTCGAGAAATTGTATCTTTGGGGAGATATGCACATCAATCTGGGCTCTTTCAGTCATGGAGTGCTAAAGATGAAGAGATGCTTAATGAAGTAATGAGGCAAACGGGAGTCGTTGCTTTTCAAGACAAGTCGATTCATGAATTATCTGGTGGCGAGAAACAGCGGGTATATTTGGCACAGGCACTCGCACAAGAGCCAGAAATTCTCTTATTAGATGAACCTACAAACCATTTGGATTTATCTTATCAGAAGGAATTATTGGATAACTTAAGAGAATGGAGCAGGGAACGAAATTTAACAATTATTTGTATTTTCCATGATTTAAACTTGGCAGGATTATATTGTGATCGGCTGCTTTTATTACATGATGGAAAGGTAGAAGTGGATGCTAGTCCTTCTAATGTATTGCAAGAAGAGCGGGTGAAAAGAATCTATCAAACAGATGTGATAAGTACTTTTCATCCAAGTAGACCAGCTCCTCAAATAGCGCTTATACCAAGAAATACAATGAGAAATACGATGAAAATAAATACGGAAGCTATTACGATTACATCAGAAAGAATAGAGGTGAAGGTTCCCTTTCCGCTATACACTCTTTCATCTGGTGTAATAGGTGCTGGGATGGGATGGTATAAAAGCTTTGTGAATCGACATGTAGATAAGACATATCGGTGCGAAGATTATCGGGAAGAAATGGAGGATTATTTGTGTCGAAATGGCTTTATTCCATCAGAGACAGTTGGGATGATGACAGCTGTTTACACAGAGGATGTAGCATATAAGCTTATCGAGCAGCCGAATTTTTCTGTAATGATTGTCGTAACAGGAGGAATAGGGAATGCTGTTGATGCCGCAATGACTAACAAACATTCTTCTTTCATAAATCCGGGAACAATTAATATTTGGATTTTTGTTAACGGCAAATTATCAGAGCAAGCTTTTTTACAAAGTGTCATTACCGCTACAGAAGCAAAGGCAGCGGTCTTGCGGGATCGGAAGATAAAGGATTTGGAAACAGGAACCCTTGCAACAGGTACTTCAACAGACAGTATATTGGTGGCTGCTACTCAAGAAGGAGCCTACCTCGAATTTGGAGGTACGATTACGGAGCTTGGAAAGTGTGTAGCACAAGGCGTCTATCAGTGTCTGACAAAGTCATTAGATAAAAGGGATAGGAGGATAGCACCTAAATGATTGGCCATTTGATCAGCATTACACTTGCGATTATTTTAGATAAGATTATTGGTGATCCACCAAGCTGGCCTCATCCTGTAAAAGGGATGGGGAAGTTGATTTCCTATTTAGATCAAAGATTGAATAGCAGGCAAAATCAGAGAATAAAGGGATTATGGATGCTCATCATTGTTTTAGTGACCATCTTTTTGCTTAGCTATTTCCTCGTTTATATTAGCTATCAGCTTCATTGGTGGATCGGGGTAATCGTGGAAGCTCTTCTTATCGCAACAACAATAGCACAAAAAAGTCTAAAGGATGCAGCGATAGAGGTTTATGAACCTTTGCAGGCTAATGATTTAGAGGCAGCGCGAAGGCAGCTGTCTTATATTGTAGGGAGAGATACAGAGCGATTAAAGGAAGAAGAAATTGTACGAGCGACAGTAGAGACAGTTGCAGAAAATACAAGTGATGGTATTACTGCTCCACTGTTTTGGGCATTTATTGGTGGTGCCCCGTTAAGTTTGGTTTATAGGGCCATTAATACATGTGATAGTATGGTTGGTTATAAGAATGATAAATATAGAGAATTTGGGTATTTCGCTGCGAAATGTGATGATGTTGTCAACTACTTGCCTAGTCGAATAACAGCAATTCTCGTGCTGTTAGTTAGTCGTAGTTCTTTCTATCGCAAAAAGGAAGCCTGGAAGCTGTTATTTCAAGATGCAAAGAAGCACCCTTCTCCAAACAGTGGCTGGGGCGAAGCTGTGACAGCGATTATCCTCGGCATACAGCTCGGGGGGATAAACTATTACGGAGGAAAGAAGTCCGATCGGGCACGAATGGGAAAAGCGCGGCAGCCTTTAGAAACTAGACATATTATTGAGTCAACTAGAATTGCTGATAAAGCAGTTGTTTGCTTTTACCTTTTTTTATGTATAGGAGGAATTGGATTTGAAATGGCCAATGCATGGAGCTAATCCCCAGTATATTTATAAAAAGACAAATTTAGAAATGCCAGTAGATACGATTGATTTTAGTGCTAATATCAACCCTTTAGGACCTCCGCCTATTCTATTGGAAATGTGGAATGACTTATTTCAGACAGTCCATCTTTATCCAGACCCTTTTGCAAGTCGTTTAAAGGAGAAAGTTTCAAACAAGTATGGACTTCATCCAAAGCAGCTCTTAATTGGTAATGGAGCTGCGGAAATCATTTCTTTATTAGGAAGAATACTTGCGGGGAAAAAAGTATTGCTTCTTCAGCCTGCTTTTTCGGAATATGAAGAAGTGTGCAGAATTAATCAATGTGATATCCATCATCATTACCTATCAGTGGAAACAGGCTGGGAGCTAATTCCATCTGAATTGGAAAAGGATATTCGTCATGTGGATGCTATATTTTTATGTAATCCTAATAATCCAACCGGTATATATTATCCGAAACAAGTAGTAGAAGAGTTGTTGGCTATTTGTAAAAAAAATGATTGTTATGTCATCTTGGATGAGGCTTTCTACGATTTTGTGATTGGGTATGAGGATATGCTTCCCCTCTTAAAAAAATTCTCAAACCTTATTGTAATCCGTTCCTTGACAAAGATGTACAGTATTCCAGGGATACGTCTTGGCTATGTATTCGCATCTGAGGAAATGATTGCGCAATTACAACAGCTTCAATCTCAATGGAGTATTAATGGGATTGCCTTAAGTGTTGGCGAATTATTAATGGAACAAGAGATGTTTCTGAATAAAACGCAAAGCTATATAGAAGAAGAAAAGGAAAGATTATTTTCCTTTTTTCAGAAAGCACACTTTGCGTATTCCAACTCTGCTGCTAATTATTACTTACTAAGAGATACTAGGTTAACAGATCAAAAAGACCTCCTTACTTTCTTGTTAAACAATGGCATCATTGCAAGACATACATATAATTATCCGAGTTTAGAAGGACGATGGCTACGCTTTGCCATTAAAAGCAGGGAAGAGAATCAGCAATTGCAAGGAGTGTTAGCTAAATGGAAACAAAGTCATCCATTATCTTTGTAACAGGAGGCGTGAGAAGCGGCAAATCTTCTTTTGCTGAGAGCTTGGCAATAGAATATGCAAGAAAGGAAAAAGCAGATTTGCATTATATAGCCACAGCTGTTAATACAGATACAGAAATGCAAGAAAGAATTGCAAAACATCAGCAAATAAGAAAAACACAAAAGGTAAAATGGAATAGCCATGAACAGGCAGTAAATATTGGCGAATTGGCAGAGGTTTTTTCCAAAAAGGATGTTCTTTTGCTTGATTGTTTAACAGTATTAGTCAATAATGAACTTTTTTTTAAAGACCAACGGCAGGAAATGATAGAGGATAAGCTGAAAAAGGATCTAGTGGCGTTAAGTCGAAGCTGCAGATATCTTATTCTTGTGAGCAATGAAGTTACATATGAGCCGTCAACAGATCCATTTGTACAGAACTATAGCAGGATTTTAAATAGACTCCATTATTTCCTTGTGCAGCATGCAAAGGAAGCTTATTTGGTAGAATTCGGAATCGCAAAAAAGAAGAAGGGAGGAAAAAAATGAAGGGTGTGATGATACAGGGGACTTCATCTGATGTTGGGAAAAGTCTGATTGCTACTGCTTTATGCCGAATGGTGGCAAATGAGGGGATAAAAGTAGCCCCATTTAAATCACAAAATATGTCTAATAATTCTTATGTCACAGTAGATGGAAAAGAAATTGGCAGGGCGCAAGGAATTCAGGCGGAAGCAGCAAGGACGGAAGCAACAGTTTGGATGAACCCGATTCTCTTAAAACCAAGATCTGATTTACAATCAGAGGTTGTCCTGCTTGGAGAAGCAAGTACGACTCTTTCTGGCAGAGGGTATCGTGAACAATTTTATGATGAAGGAATTCGTATTATTCAAAAAAGCCTTGATTACCTTCAAAGCCACTATGAGATGGTAATTATGGAAGGCGCGGGTAGCCCAGTAGAAATTAATTTGAAAGACAGAGAGCTTGTAAACATGAAGGTTGCGGAAATGGCTGATATTCCTGTAATTCTCGTTGCGGATATTGACCGTGGAGGCGTGTTTGCAAGTATTATTGGAACGCTAGCTCTATTTTCAGAAGAAGAACGGAGCAGGGTTAAGGGGATTATTATTAATAAGTTTCGCGGGGATCCAACTCTTTTTGAAGATGGCGTTCAATGGCTGAAGGAAAAGACAGGTATTCCTGTCCTCGGAGTCCTTCCTTTTATTCATAACCATATGATTGAAGGAGAGGACTCGTTATCTATCCGGGAGAAAAGATTAACCACTACAAAAGATGTTATCGATTTGGCAGTAGTAAACAATCGTTATATGTCCAATTTCACAGATATAGAACCATTTTTCCTAGAAGATGATGTTAGTATCCGCCTGGTTGATAAAGGCGAAGATTTAGGGAATCCAGATGCGGTCATTATTCCAGGTACGAAAAGTACAATAGATGATTTGAAAGAAATGAAGAGGAACGGATTAGCAACCCAGCTTCAAAGCTATTATAAGCAAGGTGGCAGAGTAATAGGATTATGCGGAGGATATCAAATGCTTTGTACGGCTCTAAAGGATCCATATGGTGCTGATACTGGGAGCAGAGGCGAAGAAATTGAAGGGATAGGGCTTATACCTGCAAGGACGACCTTTGAAAAGAAAAAAGAAACTATTCGTGTGGAAGGCCGCTATCATCCCTCTACGATGTTAGCAGCAGAAAGAATAGAGGGGTATGAAATTCATTTAGGAAAAACAGAATATGCTTCTTTAGATGAAAGATGTCCTTTTTTATTGCTTTCTAATAGGAGGGAAGAAGGCTATTATCGAGAAGATGGAAGATTGATAGGTACTTATATGCACCATCTATTTTATAATGATGGTTTTCGTCATACATGGTTAAATCAAATCCGTTTGCAAAAGGGAACGGAGCAAAGGGAAAGACTGTTTATACAAGCACAGAAGGATGAACGCTTTGACTCTCTTGCTGATGAAATGAAAAAGCATCTTGATTGGGAAAGAATATTGGATATCCTTCAGGGTGGTGATAGACAATGAACAAATGGTTTATTGGTTTTCTATTAAATATTCAGTTCTTTACGGCGATACCGGTGAGAAAGATACTTCCGATGGAAGGGGAGTTTCTTCAGAAAAGTATAAAGACATTCCCTTTGCTAGGACTTTTTCAAGGCTTTATTTATATGAGCCTCTTCTTTTTGCTAAATGAATATACGCCGTTTACAGCTCTTGCAATTGCTTTCTTTGTCTGGCTCTGTACAATCTTGTTAACTGGTGGCCTTCATTTAGATGGCTGGATGGATGCAAGTGATGCTTATTTTTCTTATCAGGATAGGAAGAAAAGATTGGAGATTATGAAGGATCCTCATGTTGGTGCATTTGGTCTTTTATCCGTCGTGCTGTTATTAAGCACAAAGTTTCTTTTTATCTATGAAATCGTGACACGTATGCAAGACTTCACCTATCTTTTTGTAATGCTCCTGCCGCTTTTTTCTAAAGCTGTAATGGGATGGATCTTGCTATTTGTTCAAGAAGCAAAGAAGGACGGGCTTGGCGCATATTTTAAAAGGGCTGTTGAAGGGAGGGGAACGCTTTTTTATAGTGGATATTTTGCACTTGTTTTTCTATTTTTCTTCTTTTTGTATTCACAATGGCTGCCACTGTTCTTTCTGTTTCTCTCTGTTAGCATCGGCTGCTATTTTTTATTAAGCCGCTTTATGAAGCGAGCTTTTGGGGGATTAACAGGTGATTTATTAGGGGCAAGTGTAGAAGGGACGGAATTGGCACTATGGGCGACACTATGGTTATTGCATTATTTCGTCATGGGTTAACTGCTGAAAATGAACGGAAGGCATACATTGGCTGGACAGATGCTCCTTTAAGTGAAAAAGGAAAGGAGAAGCTTTATGAAAAAGGAAGGCCGATGTCTAAATATGAATGGGTAAGTGCAAGTGATTTATTACGAGCAAAAGAGACTGCAGCTTATTGGTTTCCTGACCAGCGCTTGCACATTATTTCTTATTTTCGAGAAATAAATTTTGGAGAGTGGGAAGGAAAAACATACGAACAATTAAAAGAGCTTCCTGACTATTGTAAATGGCTAAATGCTCCATTTGTGATTTCTGCAACAAATGGAGAATCCTTTAATGAGATGGCTGAGCGCGTAGATAAAGGCTGGGATTGTTTAATCCAGCAGAGTAAACAAAGCAATCGAATAGCAGTTGTCACACATGGTGGCGTGATTCGTTATTTACTTAGTAAATTTGATGTAGCAGAAAAGAATTTTTGGGACTACAACCTTTCGCCAGGAGGGGGAATGGAACTAATATGGTCCAACAAAGAAAGCTTTAGGAGGAAGGAAAGATGCACTTTATTACAGGAGGTAGCTTTCACGGGAAGAAAAGGTGGACAGTAGCCTTTGCGAAGGAGCAGGGATTTATAGAGGGGAAGATCCTCCGTTTGTTTGATGAAAAGGAAATAAATAGTATAAATGATGAGAAGGATTCTTTTTATATAATTGAAGGACTGGAGTGGATGATTAAAAATCGTCTGCAAGAAGAAACGTTGGAGCAAACAATCACTTATATAGAAAAACAAGTGGGGGATTTGCTTCAATGGGAAAGAGAAGAAGAAGACCGCTGCGTGTTTTTAATTGGTAGCGATATTACAAAAGGCATCGTTCCCATTGATCAAGAAGACCGCTTGTGGCGCGATGCTACAGGACTGATTTTTCAAAGAATTGCAGCAACTGTAGATAGAGTGGATGTTATTTGGTATGGGTTAAATGAGCAGTTGAAGTAGAGTGGTGTTCATGATTGAGATGAAAGCCATGAACCGAAGTATTAAGAGGGAAAGTGGTGTTCATAACCCAAATCTAATGACCACCATCTACCTAAAAAAAGCCACAACCAAAAATAAAATAAAGGCTTTCACCAACAATCAACAAAAAAATAACCAAAAAAGAGGGATAACGTATGCGGATTTATACAAAAACAGGTGATAAAGGAGAAACAAGTATAATAGGGGGAAGAGTATCGAAGGATGATATTCGTGTAGAAGCCTACGGTACAGTTGATGAATTAAATTCTTTTGTGGGATTGGCGGTAGCGCAATTAGTTGGAGAACAATTTGCTGATATCAAAGAAGACTTAGAGAAAATCCAGCATGAATTATTTGACTGTGGGGGAGATTTAGCGAGTATTTCAGCTAGAAGACAATTGAAGTTAACAGAAGATGCTATTGCTTATTTAGAGGAACGAATTGATGCTTTTATGGAAGAAACACCAGATTTGGAGCGCTTTATCTTGCCAGGGGGCATAGAGGCGGCAGCTACAGTGCATCTTGCACGTACAGTGACAAGAAGAGCGGAACGATTAGTGGTTACATTGGTGAAAACAAATGAGGATACACCTGAATTGCCATTGAAATATTTGAATAGACTTTCCGATTACTTTTTTGCGCTTGCAAGGGTGATTAATTACAGAAGCAATGTGGCAGATGTCGAGTATGTTCGTAGTGCAAAGGTATTTCGAACAAGTAAAAAGGGAGAGAGAAATGAACGTAAAGAAAATTAATATACTTGCCATTTTTATTGCGATATCAGTAATTGGTGCTTTTATAAAAATTCCAAGCTTCATTGGAAGTGTTGCTCTTGATAGTTTTCCGAGCCTTATTGCTGGTGTGCTTTTAGGTGGGGGAGCCGGAGGAATAGTAGCGGGTTTCGGTCACCTTGTGTCTGCTTTGATAGGAGGACTCCCACTCGGAATTTTTCATTTGTTTATTGCCGCAGAAATGTGTCTGCTTGTGTTTGTTT from Niallia sp. FSL W8-0635 carries:
- a CDS encoding FecCD family ABC transporter permease, translated to MFLNKRKAAYVYAAFFLLFAIVIGISIGTISVPILSVVKILASYVGPESLLTNVDPMHINIVQNIRLPRVLLAGLVGASLSIAGAAFQGLLRNPLADPYTLGVSSGASVGAVITLFFQFSIPFLGGLTLPFMSVLFSFFTILFVVFFAKKMDPAMRVETIILTGIIIGSFLSAFISLMIALTGNELRQIIGWLLGSVSMRGWEYIKIILPFFVVGSGLLLSQGKELNALAFGEERAQHLGIHVQRRKMIILLAGSMLTGAAVAVSGTIGFVGLVIPHFVRIIVGPDHRHLMGISLFVGSGFMILADLLARTIISPTELPIGVITALVGAPVFAGLLLRRRKRSLK
- a CDS encoding heme ABC transporter ATP-binding protein; amino-acid sequence: MLNVRNLFFQYETKQILQDISFAVNKGEMVGILGPNGSGKTTLMKIISGILTPQEGQVEIKGRPIAQYKTKELAKVVAVLSQHVNESFSYTVREIVSLGRYAHQSGLFQSWSAKDEEMLNEVMRQTGVVAFQDKSIHELSGGEKQRVYLAQALAQEPEILLLDEPTNHLDLSYQKELLDNLREWSRERNLTIICIFHDLNLAGLYCDRLLLLHDGKVEVDASPSNVLQEERVKRIYQTDVISTFHPSRPAPQIALIPRNTMRNTMKINTEAITITSERIEVKVPFPLYTLSSGVIGAGMGWYKSFVNRHVDKTYRCEDYREEMEDYLCRNGFIPSETVGMMTAVYTEDVAYKLIEQPNFSVMIVVTGGIGNAVDAAMTNKHSSFINPGTINIWIFVNGKLSEQAFLQSVITATEAKAAVLRDRKIKDLETGTLATGTSTDSILVAATQEGAYLEFGGTITELGKCVAQGVYQCLTKSLDKRDRRIAPK
- the cbiB gene encoding adenosylcobinamide-phosphate synthase CbiB; translated protein: MIGHLISITLAIILDKIIGDPPSWPHPVKGMGKLISYLDQRLNSRQNQRIKGLWMLIIVLVTIFLLSYFLVYISYQLHWWIGVIVEALLIATTIAQKSLKDAAIEVYEPLQANDLEAARRQLSYIVGRDTERLKEEEIVRATVETVAENTSDGITAPLFWAFIGGAPLSLVYRAINTCDSMVGYKNDKYREFGYFAAKCDDVVNYLPSRITAILVLLVSRSSFYRKKEAWKLLFQDAKKHPSPNSGWGEAVTAIILGIQLGGINYYGGKKSDRARMGKARQPLETRHIIESTRIADKAVVCFYLFLCIGGIGFEMANAWS
- the cobD gene encoding threonine-phosphate decarboxylase CobD yields the protein MKWPMHGANPQYIYKKTNLEMPVDTIDFSANINPLGPPPILLEMWNDLFQTVHLYPDPFASRLKEKVSNKYGLHPKQLLIGNGAAEIISLLGRILAGKKVLLLQPAFSEYEEVCRINQCDIHHHYLSVETGWELIPSELEKDIRHVDAIFLCNPNNPTGIYYPKQVVEELLAICKKNDCYVILDEAFYDFVIGYEDMLPLLKKFSNLIVIRSLTKMYSIPGIRLGYVFASEEMIAQLQQLQSQWSINGIALSVGELLMEQEMFLNKTQSYIEEEKERLFSFFQKAHFAYSNSAANYYLLRDTRLTDQKDLLTFLLNNGIIARHTYNYPSLEGRWLRFAIKSREENQQLQGVLAKWKQSHPLSL
- a CDS encoding bifunctional adenosylcobinamide kinase/adenosylcobinamide-phosphate guanylyltransferase; translated protein: METKSSIIFVTGGVRSGKSSFAESLAIEYARKEKADLHYIATAVNTDTEMQERIAKHQQIRKTQKVKWNSHEQAVNIGELAEVFSKKDVLLLDCLTVLVNNELFFKDQRQEMIEDKLKKDLVALSRSCRYLILVSNEVTYEPSTDPFVQNYSRILNRLHYFLVQHAKEAYLVEFGIAKKKKGGKK
- a CDS encoding cobyric acid synthase, which codes for MKGVMIQGTSSDVGKSLIATALCRMVANEGIKVAPFKSQNMSNNSYVTVDGKEIGRAQGIQAEAARTEATVWMNPILLKPRSDLQSEVVLLGEASTTLSGRGYREQFYDEGIRIIQKSLDYLQSHYEMVIMEGAGSPVEINLKDRELVNMKVAEMADIPVILVADIDRGGVFASIIGTLALFSEEERSRVKGIIINKFRGDPTLFEDGVQWLKEKTGIPVLGVLPFIHNHMIEGEDSLSIREKRLTTTKDVIDLAVVNNRYMSNFTDIEPFFLEDDVSIRLVDKGEDLGNPDAVIIPGTKSTIDDLKEMKRNGLATQLQSYYKQGGRVIGLCGGYQMLCTALKDPYGADTGSRGEEIEGIGLIPARTTFEKKKETIRVEGRYHPSTMLAAERIEGYEIHLGKTEYASLDERCPFLLLSNRREEGYYREDGRLIGTYMHHLFYNDGFRHTWLNQIRLQKGTEQRERLFIQAQKDERFDSLADEMKKHLDWERILDILQGGDRQ
- the cobS gene encoding adenosylcobinamide-GDP ribazoletransferase, whose protein sequence is MNKWFIGFLLNIQFFTAIPVRKILPMEGEFLQKSIKTFPLLGLFQGFIYMSLFFLLNEYTPFTALAIAFFVWLCTILLTGGLHLDGWMDASDAYFSYQDRKKRLEIMKDPHVGAFGLLSVVLLLSTKFLFIYEIVTRMQDFTYLFVMLLPLFSKAVMGWILLFVQEAKKDGLGAYFKRAVEGRGTLFYSGYFALVFLFFFFLYSQWLPLFFLFLSVSIGCYFLLSRFMKRAFGGLTGDLLGASVEGTELALWATLWLLHYFVMG
- a CDS encoding histidine phosphatase family protein, whose amino-acid sequence is MVIALFRHGLTAENERKAYIGWTDAPLSEKGKEKLYEKGRPMSKYEWVSASDLLRAKETAAYWFPDQRLHIISYFREINFGEWEGKTYEQLKELPDYCKWLNAPFVISATNGESFNEMAERVDKGWDCLIQQSKQSNRIAVVTHGGVIRYLLSKFDVAEKNFWDYNLSPGGGMELIWSNKESFRRKERCTLLQEVAFTGRKGGQ
- a CDS encoding bifunctional adenosylcobinamide kinase/adenosylcobinamide-phosphate guanylyltransferase, whose product is MHFITGGSFHGKKRWTVAFAKEQGFIEGKILRLFDEKEINSINDEKDSFYIIEGLEWMIKNRLQEETLEQTITYIEKQVGDLLQWEREEEDRCVFLIGSDITKGIVPIDQEDRLWRDATGLIFQRIAATVDRVDVIWYGLNEQLK
- a CDS encoding cob(I)yrinic acid a,c-diamide adenosyltransferase, which encodes MRIYTKTGDKGETSIIGGRVSKDDIRVEAYGTVDELNSFVGLAVAQLVGEQFADIKEDLEKIQHELFDCGGDLASISARRQLKLTEDAIAYLEERIDAFMEETPDLERFILPGGIEAAATVHLARTVTRRAERLVVTLVKTNEDTPELPLKYLNRLSDYFFALARVINYRSNVADVEYVRSAKVFRTSKKGERNERKEN
- a CDS encoding ECF transporter S component, which codes for MNVKKINILAIFIAISVIGAFIKIPSFIGSVALDSFPSLIAGVLLGGGAGGIVAGFGHLVSALIGGLPLGIFHLFIAAEMCLLVFVFTKIYQTGNQFVSYMWFVLGNGIILPLPFFVFLGKGFYVSMVPVLLIGAVVNGMIAKLLIPRLESFLNGRREAKQ